The Acropora muricata isolate sample 2 chromosome 5, ASM3666990v1, whole genome shotgun sequence genome includes a window with the following:
- the LOC136918280 gene encoding arylsulfatase B-like yields the protein MFRTVLVVLTAVFFTVARTNRAGRPPHILLIVADDLGWSDVGFHGSKIQTPNIDKLASNGVILDNYYVLPLCSPTRSALMTGMYPIHTGLQHLVLLPTSAYGLPLNFTTLPQKLKQSGYATHIVGKWHLGYNKWEYTPTYRGFDTFYGYYNAQEDHYDHTLLDILDFRDNKEPVTNIGGEFATFKYVERAEKIIQSHNASVPLFLYMAFQNVHAPLQAPKKYTDKYSFIKDRARRTYAGMVDSMDEAIGNITEAMKEAGLWEDTLVIFSTDNGGWHDFGGYNWPLRGEKFTLWEGGVRGVSFVHGNMLDRKGVKCEGLIHVTDWFPTLVKIAGGTLEDEAIKLDGEDVWNAISKGEPARTEILLNIDLPKEEEGLSGMTSYEGIALRSGDMKLIMHVPNSSWFKPPELGGKPEFFLEKTDPQPVKIALYNITADPEEREDLSSKFVDVVKKLTDRINQLQAGVVPALYGRPDIKAVVKALEEGVWTPWQD from the exons ATGTTTCGTACGGTGTTGGTTGTTTTAACAGCGGTGTTTTTCACTGTTGCTCGAACAAATAGAGCTGGTAGACCTCCTCATATTTTGCTGATTGTGGCCGACGATCTTGGCTGGAGTGACGTTGGCTTTCATGGCTCAAAGATTCAAACTCCGAATATTGACAAACTCGCGTCCAATGGAGTTATTCTGGACAACTATTACGTTCTGCCACTTTGCTCCCCAACGAGAAGTGCTCTGATGACAGGGATGTACCCAATCCATACTG GTCTGCAGCATCTGGTATTGCTACCAACAAGTGCATATGGATTGCCACTTAACTTCACCACGTTGCCTCAAAAACTCAAACAATCTG GTTATGCAACGCACATTGTTGGTAAATGGCACCTTGGTTACAACAAGTGGGAGTACACACCAACATATCGTGGCTTTGATACATTTTATGGCTACTACAATGCACAGGAAGACCACTACGACCACACTCTACTTGATATATTGGATTTCAGAGATAACAAGGAGCCGGTCACAAACATTGGTGGAGAGTTCGCCACATTTAAATATGTAGAG CGTGCAGAGAAAATTATACAGTCCCACAATGCCTCTGTTCCCTTGTTTCTGTACATGGCGTTTCAAAATGTCCACGCGCCACTTCAAGCTCCAAAGAAGTATACGGATAAATATAGCTTTATTAAAGATCGTGCTCGTAGAACATATGCTGGTATGGTTGACAGCATGGATGAAGCAATTGGAAATATCACAGAAGCCATGAAGGAAGCTGG ATTATGGGAAGATACTTTGGTCATTTTTTCAACGGATAACGGAGGATGGCATGATTTTGGTGGCTACAACTGGCCACTGCGTGGGGAGAAATTTACTCTATGGGAGGGAGGGGTAAGGGGGGTCAGTTTTGTTCATGGCAACATGCTGGATAGAAAAGGTGTGAAATGTGAAGGCCTTATACACGTCACAGACTGGTTTCCAACACTGGTGAAGATTGCAG GTGGTACTTTGGAGGATGAAGCAATAAAGCTGGATGGCGAGGATGTGTGGAATGCGATATCCAAAGGTGAACCAGCAAGAACGGAGATACTTCTCAACATCGATTTGCCAAAGGAAGAAGAAGGCCTCAGTGGCATGACATCCTATGAAGGAATTGCCTTACGATCAGGCGACATGAAGCTTATTATGCACGTGCCAAACTCATCTTGGTTTAAGCCTCCAGAGCTTGGTGGgaagcctgaattttttttggaaaag ACTGACCCACAACCTGTGAAAATTGCTCTGTACAATATTACCGCGGACCCGGAAGAAAGAGAAGACCTCAGCTCCAAGTTTGTGGATGTGGTAAAGAAATTGACAGATAGAATAAACCAGTTGCAGGCAGGAGTAGTGCCCGCACTCTATGGACGACCAGACATCAAAGCAGTTGTTAAGGCTCTTGAGGAAGGAGTTTGGACTCCCTGGCAGGACTAG
- the LOC136918285 gene encoding histamine H2 receptor-like: MNSDSSREFGNATHGQDNSSGSAFTALTVIQSVFLALMMIVAAVANSFVCRFILAHRSLRTITNSFIFNLAATDFLLSILCMPFALVSAIMGIWVFGKVMCVLTGFVLSVLCIASILTLVLVAVDRYLAICRPLKYCAIVTHKKCVIMLVYIWFQAIICAILPLVGWGRGYKFVEEECICRPEFGKPSVDNGYTVFLFIACFVGPFSIISFTYISILCAARKQFRRVHHVHLTVAANKDVRQSTSQLNAYEGADNGNDTMVIAQTPENTFIADEITSATNTSRVRRFFGPKAVPKRRRQKARGVKMLWIIVLVFLICWSPYFVFIFYSSINPRNFSKSVKGPTMLLTFLNSALNPFLYGFLNGTFRSRLREFIAQKFLFCKFKDNEEARVHHIT; encoded by the coding sequence ATGAACTCAGATTCTAGCCGAGAGTTTGGCAATGCTACGCATGGCCAAGACAACTCATCTGGCTCAGCGTTTACAGCGTTGACTGTTATTCAAAGCGTTTTTCTTGCTTTAATGATGATCGTTGCAGCAGTCGCCAACAGCTTTGTCTGTCGTTTTATTCTAGCTCATCGATCTTTGCGGACCATTACAAACTCTTTCATCTTTAATCTGGCTGCGACAGACTTTTTATTATCTATTCTGTGTATGCCGTTTGCTCTTGTATCCGCCATCATGGGAATCTGGGTCTTCGGCAAGGTTATGTGTGTACTAACAGGTTTTGTCTTATCAGTTCTGTGCATTGCGTCTATATTAACGCTGGTTTTAGTAGCTGTTGACCGTTACTTGGCGATTTGTCGTCCTCTGAAATACTGCGCCATTGTAACTCATAAAAAGTGTGTGATAATGCTGGTATACATTTGGTTTCAGGCCATTATTTGCGCCATTTTGCCGCTAGTAGGTTGGGGACGGGGATACAAATTCGTCGAAGAGGAGTGTATATGCCGACCAGAGTTTGGAAAGCCATCGGTTGACAATGGCTACACTGTCTTTTTATTCATAGCCTGTTTCGTCGGGCCATTTTCAATAATCTCTTTCACCTATATTTCTATTCTGTGTGCGGCCAGAAAACAATTTCGAAGAGTTCATCACGTCCACTTGACTGTAGCGGCAAACAAAGATGTCCGACAAAGCACATCCCAATTGAACGCGTACGAGGGTGCAGACAACGGAAATGACACTATGGTAATTGCGCAGACGCCAGAAAACACGTTTATTGCCGATGAAATAACCTCTGCAACTAACACATCACGTGTAAGGAGGTTCTTTGGCCCAAAAGCGGTTCCAAAAAGGCGCCGACAAAAGGCACGTGGAGTCAAAATGTTGTGGATAATTGTCTtggttttccttatttgttggagtccttattttgttttcatattttaCAGCTCTATTAATCCAAGAAATTTTTCGAAATCTGTGAAAGGTCCCACGATGCTGCTGACATTTCTCAACAGCGCCTTGAATCCTTTTTTGTACGGATTTTTGAACGGAACATTTCGCTCCAGACTACGGGAATTCATTGCACAAAAATTcctgttttgcaagttcaagGATAATGAGGAAGCACGCGTACATCACATAACTTGA